In Ovis canadensis isolate MfBH-ARS-UI-01 breed Bighorn chromosome 3, ARS-UI_OviCan_v2, whole genome shotgun sequence, one DNA window encodes the following:
- the LRATD1 gene encoding protein LRATD1 isoform X1 has protein sequence MAFLALGRSQVLGVQWGFFTPRISFTAGICSSGQSTIPGGWCARLRSVAAAAGAEASGPPLARSRQALTPRSRGLRALRCAGAGRGAHWRPAPAPRPLRRRLTGPGHSPQPMSASRGGPWNQLLLLLKSRPLGCTKAEQSGLPRWSRRPCHRRPAGAQAPRRGPHRTDPRGAELSRSLAHRPGPARHHHLRGTHGDQETLKEFGVSGAGKSRIPAPGPRLAASLMGNQLDRITHLNYSELPTGDPSGIEKDELRVGVAYFFSDEEEDLDERGQPDKFGVKAPPGCAPCPESPSRHHHHHHHHHLLHQLVLNETQFSAFRGQECIFSKVSGGPQGADLSVYAVTALPALCEPGDLLELLWLQPAPEPPAPAPHWAVYVGGGQIIHLCQGEIRQDSLYEAGAANVGRVVNSWYRYRPLVAELVVQNACGHLGLKSEEICWTNSESFAAWCRFGKREFKAGGEVPAGTQPPQQQYYLKVHLADNKVHTARFQSLEDLIREKRRIDASGRLRVLQELADLVDDKE, from the exons ATGGCGTTCCTCGCCCTGGGGCGGAGCCAAGTGCTCGGGGTGCAGTGGGGATTTTTCACCCCCAGAATCAGCTTCACTGCTGGGATCTGTTCTTCCGGGCAGAGTACCATTCCGGGAGGATGGTGCGCTCGGTTACGATCCGTAGCAGCAGCTGCTGGCGCGGAAGCAAGCGGGCCGCCCCTCGCGCGCTCCCGGCAGGCGCTCACACCTCGCTCCCGAGGGCTGCGCGCGCTCCGGtgcgcgggggcggggcggggcgcgcacTGGAGACCCGCCCCTGCACCCCGCCCCCTCCGGCGAAGATTGACGGGACCTGGGCACTCGCCCCAGCCAATGAGCGCGTCCCGGGGCGGGCCCTGGAACCAGCTGCTTCTGCTACTTAAGAGTCGTCCGCTGGGCTGCACGAAAGCAGAACAGTCTGGACTGCCCAGGTGGAGCCGGCGCCCCTGCCACCGCCGACCGGCAGGCGCACAGGCACCGCGCCGGGGACCGCACCGAACCGATCCACGCGGGGCAGAACTGAGCCGCAGCCTCGCTCACCGCCCAGGACCCGCTCGTCACCACCACCTCCGCGGCACCCATGGGGACCAGGAGACTTTAAAGGAGTTTGGGGTTTCGGGAGCAGGGAAATCACGG ATCCCCGCTCCTGGCCCTCGCCTCGCCGCCTCATTGATGGGCAACCAACTGGACCGCATCACCCACCTCAACTACAGCGAGCTGCCCACCGGAGACCCGTCAGGGATCGAAAAGGACGAGCTGCGGGTCGGGGTCGCTTACTTCTTCTCGGATGAAGAGGAGGACTTGGACGAACGCGGCCAGCCCGACAAGTTCGGCGTGAAGGCACCCCCGGGCTGCGCCCCCTGCCCGGAGAGCCCcagccgccaccaccaccaccatcaccaccaccacctgctgCACCAGCTGGTCCTCAACGAAACTCAGTTCTCCGCCTTTCGGGGCCAGGAATGCATCTTTTCCAAAGTGAGCGGCGGCCCGCAGGGCGCCGACCTGAGCGTCTACGCGGTCACTGCCCTGCCGGCGCTCTGCGAGCCAGGCGACCTGCTGGAGCTGCTGTGGCTGCAGCCCGCGCCGGAGCCGCCCGCGCCCGCCCCGCACTGGGCCGTGTACGTGGGCGGCGGGCAGATCATCCACCTGTGCCAAGGCGAGATCCGCCAGGACAGCCTGTACGAGGCGGGCGCGGCCAACGTGGGCCGGGTGGTGAATAGCTGGTACCGCTACCGtcccctggtggctgagctggtgGTGCAGAACGCCTGCGGCCACCTGGGCCTCAAGAGCGAAGAGATCTGCTGGACGAACTCGGAGAGCTTCGCCGCCTGGTGCCGCTTCGGCAAGCGGGAGTTCAAGGCGGGCGGGGAGGTGCCGGCCGGCACGCAGCCCCCGCAGCAGCAGTACTATCTCAAGGTGCACCTGGCCGACAACAAGGTGCACACGGCCAGGTTTCAAAGCCTGGAAGACCTCATCCGCGAGAAGCGCCGCATAGACGCCAGCGGCCGCCTGCGGGTGCTCCAGGAGCTCGCGGACCTCGTGGATGACAAGGAGTAG
- the LRATD1 gene encoding protein LRATD1 isoform X2 — protein MGNQLDRITHLNYSELPTGDPSGIEKDELRVGVAYFFSDEEEDLDERGQPDKFGVKAPPGCAPCPESPSRHHHHHHHHHLLHQLVLNETQFSAFRGQECIFSKVSGGPQGADLSVYAVTALPALCEPGDLLELLWLQPAPEPPAPAPHWAVYVGGGQIIHLCQGEIRQDSLYEAGAANVGRVVNSWYRYRPLVAELVVQNACGHLGLKSEEICWTNSESFAAWCRFGKREFKAGGEVPAGTQPPQQQYYLKVHLADNKVHTARFQSLEDLIREKRRIDASGRLRVLQELADLVDDKE, from the coding sequence ATGGGCAACCAACTGGACCGCATCACCCACCTCAACTACAGCGAGCTGCCCACCGGAGACCCGTCAGGGATCGAAAAGGACGAGCTGCGGGTCGGGGTCGCTTACTTCTTCTCGGATGAAGAGGAGGACTTGGACGAACGCGGCCAGCCCGACAAGTTCGGCGTGAAGGCACCCCCGGGCTGCGCCCCCTGCCCGGAGAGCCCcagccgccaccaccaccaccatcaccaccaccacctgctgCACCAGCTGGTCCTCAACGAAACTCAGTTCTCCGCCTTTCGGGGCCAGGAATGCATCTTTTCCAAAGTGAGCGGCGGCCCGCAGGGCGCCGACCTGAGCGTCTACGCGGTCACTGCCCTGCCGGCGCTCTGCGAGCCAGGCGACCTGCTGGAGCTGCTGTGGCTGCAGCCCGCGCCGGAGCCGCCCGCGCCCGCCCCGCACTGGGCCGTGTACGTGGGCGGCGGGCAGATCATCCACCTGTGCCAAGGCGAGATCCGCCAGGACAGCCTGTACGAGGCGGGCGCGGCCAACGTGGGCCGGGTGGTGAATAGCTGGTACCGCTACCGtcccctggtggctgagctggtgGTGCAGAACGCCTGCGGCCACCTGGGCCTCAAGAGCGAAGAGATCTGCTGGACGAACTCGGAGAGCTTCGCCGCCTGGTGCCGCTTCGGCAAGCGGGAGTTCAAGGCGGGCGGGGAGGTGCCGGCCGGCACGCAGCCCCCGCAGCAGCAGTACTATCTCAAGGTGCACCTGGCCGACAACAAGGTGCACACGGCCAGGTTTCAAAGCCTGGAAGACCTCATCCGCGAGAAGCGCCGCATAGACGCCAGCGGCCGCCTGCGGGTGCTCCAGGAGCTCGCGGACCTCGTGGATGACAAGGAGTAG